The window TCCGAAAAATTGCGGGCAGGCCTTGGTTCAAGCCCCCTGATGACCTCTATCGCGGCCTCAACTTCTTCAGGAGAAACCTTTAAGACCTTGGCAAGCTGGGCAATGTTATTTCGTTCCAAAAGATGGAGATGATCTTTGACGATCTTAGCTGCAAGCGAATCTTTAAGCCCTAAGTGTTCAAGCTGGATAAGTAGGCACTCTTTCAAGTCACGTGCTGCCACTCCCACGGGATCAAAAAACTGGATCCTTTTTAGGACCCGTAAAACACGCTCTTCGTCAACCCCTAGGTCAGCGGCAATTTCGCCAGGCAAGACCGTGAGAAAACCCCTTTCATCAAGATTGCCAATGATGTATTCGCCTATTTTGCGGTCTTCTTCGGGGAGGTCTGAAAGATAAAGCTGCCACAAGAGGTGAGAGACAAGATCTTCTGTCCTGGTGAGCCTTCTTTCGTAATCGATGGCTTCTTTTTGCTCAAAGGCAAAGCTTGGATAAGAGCTTCCGGTATCCTGAAAATAGGCTTCCCAGTCAAAGTCTTTAACGGCCTCTGGACCAAGGGGACTTTCTGAAGCAAGATTCAAACCATTTTCAGCTTCAAAAGAAGCACCAACTTCATCTAAAGAAACTGTCTTGGGCTCGATTATTTCCTGTTCAAGGACTGGGTTTTGTTCTACTTCCTGCTGGATTACCTGTTCAAGTTCTATGCGATTTAGCTGCAAGAGCTTTATCGCCTGCTGCAACTGGGGTGTCAGCACCAGCTGCTGGGTAAGTTTCAAATGTTGTCTTAATTCAAGCGCCATATCTTTAGTTTAACCTGAAATCCTTTCCTAGGTATAATTCTTTTGCCAGTTGATTTTCAGCAATTTCCTGCGGTTTTCCCTGGGCAATGACTTTGCCCTCGGCAACAATATAAGCATAATCACAAACTAGCAAGGTTTCCCGGACGTTATGATCTGATATCAATATGCCAAGACCATTTTCTTTTAGTTTTTTGATTATTTCTTTTAAATCTGCCACGGCGATGGGATCAATTCCGGCAAAAGGCTCATCCAGAAGCAAAAATTCTGGCTCTCTCGCAAGCGCGCGCATGATTTCTACCCGGCGTCGCTCGCCCCCTGACAAAGCATAAGCCAGTTGATCCCTCAAACGTTCAAGGCCAAAATCTTCAAGAAGCGTAGCAAGCCTTGTTTCTCTTTCACGCCTGGAAATTTTTAAAATTTCAAGGACCAAGAGAACGTTTTCTGCCACCGTAAGACGCCTAAAAACAGAGGGCTCCTGAGGAAGATAGATGATACCTTCCCAGGCGCGTGCATGCATGGGCATCTTGGTAATATCTTTGTCGTTAAGAAGGACTTGGCCTTCATCAACAGGGAGAAGCCCGCAAATCATATAAAAAGTGGTTGTTTTTCCCGCCCCATTTGGCCCAAGTAGCCCTACAACTTTTCCCTTGGGAACTTCAAGACTTACGCCGCACACCACCTCTCGACGTTTGAATTTTTTGCGAAGCCCCTGGGCTTTTAGTCTTTGAACTTCTTTCATCTTATTCTGCAAAGATTATCGCCTCTGCTGGCGCCTCAGGAGACGACTCTGCAATATAGCGGTCTTCAGCAAGATAAAGGATGATACGCGCCCCTTTAACGCTGTTGTCCCCTTCCCAAACTACCGGGTCTCCTTCAAGGATCAATTCTTCTTTAGCTTTCAAATAGGTGGCCTTTTTGGCAAAGGCGATTAAATTGCCCCTTTTTATTTTTACACGGCCAAAGGCTTCGAGTTTTTCTACCTCTCGTTTGCCATTTTTTTCCTGGTAAAAAACCAAAAGTTTATCCGCGTAAAGGGTAAAATCTTTCTTCTTGACCTCAACGTTGCCCGTAAAAATCACCTGATTTTTGGTCTCAAGGGCCTCCATCCGTTCGGCTTTAATGGAAATAGCATCCTTGGCAAAAACTACGCCACTAGAAAAAAGAAAGATCATCATTGCCCAAAAAAGAGCTTTACGCATTGATCTCAACCCTTGTTTTTTCAAAGACTTTCATAACACCAGTTTTTATATCGTAGCTAAAACCCCGCCCTTTTATGATTAGACCATCTTTTATGATCTGAACAAAGGCCTTGGTTTTAAGTTTTTGGTCTTTAGGAAAGTAAACAAGATAATTAGTTAAAAGCCTGCCTTTGGTTTTGGTATTAAGGACCACTTGGCCTTCAAAAACAAATTTTCCGTCTTTTGCTAGCCAGTCTCCTTTGTCTGCTGAAATGCAAAAATTCATATCAGGCGCTGCACATAGTTTTAGTTGGTAAAGTTTGATATGAGAACGTCCAAAAAACTGCGCCTCTTGAGCCCAAACGTTCCATTTAAGTTGGCCTTGCTCATAAAGGACATAATGAAGCTTTTTTATTTCTATTTCCGGCTTTTTTTCTTCTTGCTTTAAAAAAGCGTGAATTTGTTTGTTCTCGCCTTTGGGAAGCGTTTTGGATGGCTTTAACTGCGGAGAACAAGCGGCAAGTACTATCATCAGAAACAACGCGGTGAAGATGGTGCGAAACATTTAAAGATTTCCTCCCATTTTCCGCAAGCCGCAAGGATAAGGTCGCAAACTTCCCTTACCGCCCCGTAGCCGCCATTTTGTTTGGTCACGTAATGGGCATAATCTTTTACGGGTGGCCAGGCTTCTGGCACTGAAATAGCCAACCCTACTCTGGCAAGCACCGGTATATCAACCCAATCATCTCCCATAAAAGCAATCTCTTCGTCTTTTAGAGACTTTTCCTGCTTTATCTTCTCATAAAGAGAGAGCTTGTCTTTTTCTCCCTGAATAATAAGGTCTATCCCCAGTTCCTGGGCCCTGTGAGAAACTGGAAGAGAAGTTCGACTGGAGAGCAGCCCCACTTCAATGCCTGCCATTTGTAAAAGCTTGATACCCATACCGTCTCTTACACAAAAGTGTTTTATCTCACTCCCGCTAGCGTCAATAATAATGCGACCATCTGTCAAAATTCCGTCAACATCTAGCAACAAAAGTTTGATTTTGGAAGCTCTTTTAAGGATTTCTTCAGGGAAGGACATCATATTTTTTTACCACTTCGTAAAGATCTTTTAACACGAAGAGAAGCTCTTTGGCTTCTTCCAGGCGCAAAGAGTTAGGACCATCACAAAGGGCCCTTTCTGGATCAGGGTGAACTTCCATAAAGATACCATCTACCCCAACAGCTACCGCAGCACGCGCTAAAGGGGCTATAAATTCACGCTCTCCCCCCGAAGCGCCGCCACCACCTCCTGGAAGCTGCACACTGTGAGTAGCATCAAAGATTACCGGCACCCTAAAACTTCGCATAATAGGAAAGGACCGCATATCAACCACCAGGTTACGATAGCCAAAGGTGTAGCCTCGTTCTGTCAAAAGGACGCCTGAAGCCCCGGCCTTACGGGCCTTTTCCACCGCGTAGTACATATCCCAAGGCGAAACAAACTGGCCTTTTTTGATGTTTACGGGTTTTCCGGTACGGGCCGCGGCCACGATAAGATCTGTTTGGCGGCAAAGGAAAGCCGGAATCTGGATGAGGTCAAGGACTTCTTTTACTGCTTCGGCCTGCCAGGGTTCGTGTATGTCTGAAGTAACGGGGACTTCGGCCTTGCGCTTGATTTCTGCCAGCATGGTAAGGCCTTTTTCAAGGCCCGGCCCCCGATAGGAAGAAAGAGAAGTTCGGTTGGCCTTGTCAAAAGAGGCTTTAAAAATATAGTTAAAACCTGCTTTTTCTGCCGCCTCTTTCATTGAAAAAGCACAAGCCAGGGCGGTTTCAAGGTCTTCAAGCACACAGGGACCTGCAATAAGAAGAGGGATTCCCCCACCTATTGAAAAATCTGCTATATTTACGCTGTTAACTTTTGGCATCGTGTTTGTATTTTAGCTTAATTGTACCTTTACGCTACCATGAATTTTGAACTTAGAGACTACCGTACACGTATAAAAACTAAAAATCTGGTCTCTTTCAGGGTGATTTTACACGAATCAGACCTTATGGTCCTTGCCGAAAGAGATCTTTCCTCAGAAACGCTGGCTCTTCTTTTTTCTCTGCGCAAAGAGCTTGAAGACTACATTGCCAGAAGGCCTGAATTCCTCACTTCACTTACCCCGATTTCTCAGGACGAAAGCGCACCTTCTCTGGCAAGAAAAATGATAAAGGCAGGAAAACTTGCGGGAACAGGACCCATGGCGGCGGTAGCAGGGGCCATTGCCCAGGAGATTGGAAAAACTTTACTTGACCAAGGCCTTACTTCGGAAATAGTGGTTGAAAACGGCGGAGATATCTTCCTTTCCCTAAAACGCGAAGCTACCGTGGCCATCTGGGCGGGAAAATCTCCTCTTTCAGGGAAGCTGGCTTTAAGGATAAAAAAACACCTCATGCCCTGCGGGGTGTGTACCTCTTCTGGCACCGTTGGTCACAGTCTTAGCCTTGGCAAGGCGGATGCTATGTGTGTGATAGCCAAAGATACCGCTTTTGCAGATGCTGCGGCTACGGCCCTGGGGAACCTTATCCGGGAAGAAAAAGACTTTAAAAAGCTAAAGAAAGCCCTGAAAAAATTACCCCAAATACTTGGGGTTGTCTGTATCTTAGGTGACAAACTTTTTGCCGCCGGAGAGGCCGTAGAATTTTCTTCCCTTAGCTAGTCTATTTGTGAAAAATTTTTCCCAAAAAACAACCTAATTAGGAAAAATTTTTCACACCTGTCAATCAATTGACTCAACTTTATTCATTATAACACCAAAAATGCCAGAAATATGGCAAAATCTTTTGACAATTCAAACAAAAATTTTACAGACGATCGGCACATTTCTTGCAGATAACCATTATACAATGATTAATTTTGCATTATTAGCTGGAGAAGAATTAGCAGGGCGCTATATTGGTCATATTTTGACCTTAGCAAAGTTGCACCAGGTCTCCCCAGAGAAAGCCCGTTTAATCGTATTGGTTGAACCTGCAAGACTTCCCCGAGATGAAATATCAAAGTTGGTCACTGAACTTGGTAAAAAGATAAAACGAGTTACCTTTCTGGCCATTAGCAAAAAAAGAACAACCCTTCCTATTAAAGCCCATTACTTCAAACGACCATTTACCGCAGAAAGGCTTATAAGCTTTGTTGAAGAATTATTTTCATGTCATCTCCCCTTAAGTACCGAGGAAAGGACCCAACCTTTTATTGGCGAAGACCCCAAAATAGCAAAGATTCGCGATTTTATTCCGACGCTTGCAGAAGTAACTTCACCGATACTTCTCTGGGGAGCAAAAGGTGTTGGTAAAGAACTCCTTGCCCGTCATATCCACGGCTATCACGGCGGCAAGTTTATAAAGTTCTCTCCCCAGGCCCTGCCCGAAGAAATGATTGAACCAATTCTTTTTGGCTTTACAGGAAACGCACTTCCCAAAGTAAAGAGAAAAAAAGACGGCCTTTTTAAAAAGGCGGCTAACGGAATCCTTTACATAGAAAACCTCGATTTTTTGCCTCTTTCAGCCCAGCAAAAACTTCTCGGCTTTATTGAAGCGGGAATGTTTTATCCGCTGGGAGCTAAAGAACCGGTAAAAACATCTACCAAACTCATTGTTTCGCTTTCTAAAGCCCCTGAACAGGTCTTCAAAGAGCAAAAAATTTTGCGCGAAATATTTTTTCGTTTAATGGAATTTGCTATTTATCTACCGCCTTTAAGGGAACGGCTTATTGACCTTCCTCTTTTAGCACAGCACTTCTTAGAACACTATGCCTGGATATACCGCAAAGAGGTCCCGGAACTCTCAGAAAACTTTTTCAAACACCTGCTTCTTCATCCTTGGACAAAAAACATCGCCGAATTAGAAGAAGTCATCAAAGAGACTATTATATGGGGAGAGGAAAAAGTCTTAGCTGAACATTTTAAGAAAAAACCCAAAATAAAATTCAAAATCAAGAATATCGAAAAAATCTTGGAAAAACTCTTTGAAAAAGAAAAGTCCGTTAAGGAACAAATTGAATCCAGCCGTAAGGATCAGGCTTCTCGCCGTACTGGATCCCGGTAAGCTCGTCAAAAAGGCGTCTGGCAAGGGGGCCTGTTTTACCACCAGCAATTACGTATTCCTCGCCTTTATACGCTAACCAGCCAACCGGTGAAATAACCGCTGCCGTACCAGTACCAAAGCATTCTTTGAGCCTTCCGGTACGGGCACCTTCAATGACTTCGTCGATGGTAATGCGCCTTTCAGTCACGTTAATTCCCCAGTCCTTTGCCATTTGAATGACTGATTCCCGGGTAATCCCAGGAAGGATGGTTCCGGTTAAGGATGGGGTTACCAGTTCGTCTTCAAAATAAAAGAAGATATTCATGGTGCCCACTTCTTCCACGTAGCGGCGCTCTACCGCGTCAAGCCAGAGAACCTGGGTATAGCCAAGCTTCATGGCTTCTTCTGAGGCAGCCAGACTTGCAGCGTAGTTACCACCGGTTTTGACATCCCCAACGCCACCAGGAGCTGCCCGAACGTATTTGTCAGTTACGTATATTTTTATGGGATTAAAGCCCTCGCGGTAGTAAGCTCCTACCGGGGAAAGGATAATAAAAAAGATGTACTCGCCACTTGGTTTTACACCCAAGAAGGCCTCCGTTCCCATCATTAACGGACGGATATAAAGGGCTGAACCTTTTTCTTTGGGAATCCAGGCTTTTTCAATATCAACCAGCTTTTTAAGGGCTTTCAGGACAAATTCTTCGTCTATCTCGGGCATGCACATACGGCGTGCAGAGCGATTCATGCGCGCCATGTTCCGATCTGGCCGAAAAAGCCTAATTTTTCCGTCAACGCCATAGTAAGCTTTAAGGCCTTCAAAAATGGTTTGACTATAATGGAAAACTACCGCCGCGGGATCAAGACAGATAGGCTCGTAGGGCTTAATTTGGGCGCTATGCCAGCCTTTTTCTTTTTGGTAGAGCATGTAAAACATGTGGTCAGTGAAGATGCGGCCAAAAGGAAGATCCCCTTCAAGCTCAAGCCTTTTTCTCTTTTCTTCGGGCAGTAAGTTGATCGTTATTTCCATTCTTGCCAAGTTCCTTAAGCTGGACTATCACTAAAACAAACTTCATTCTTTTTAATGCAGGTATTTCCTATGTTCAAGTGGTTACGCCAAAAAGAAGAAAAAACCGCAAAAGACCAGGAAAAAAACCTCTGGGGCAAATTTCGAGAACGGCTCTCGCATACCCGAGAACGCCTGAAAGAAAGCCTTGAAGATGTCTTTGTTATTGAACGTGCGGTTGATGAAGAATTTTTCGAGGAATTAGAAGAAGCCCTTATCACCGCTGATATAAATATCGACACCATCAAGGCCCTGCTCACCCCCTTACGCATCAAAGTGTCTCAAGGGGAATTGCTTAAGTCTTCTGAGTTTAAAAAAGCCCTTAGAGCTGAGATGCTAAAGATCCTTTCTCTTGAACCCCCACCCTTTCCCCCTGAGGCACGACCCGCGGCCATTTTCGTGGTGGGAGTAAACGGAGTAGGGAAAACAACCTCCATTGCTAAGCTTGGCTTTCGGCTGAAAAACACTGGCTTTTCGGTAATGTTTGTAGCGGCAGACACCTTCCGGGCAGCAGCTATTGAGCAGCTTGAAAACTGGGGACAAAGGCTTGAAATACCTGTAATCAAACAAAAGCCCGGGGCCGATCCTGCTTCGGTTGTTTTTGAAGGCTTAAACGCTGCCAAAAGTCGCCAAATAGACGTAGCATTGATTGACACCGCGGGAAGGCTTCACACTAAATACAATCTTATGGAAGAACTCAAAAAAATGGCCCGGGTAGCAGGAAAAGCCATCCCTGGCGCCCCTCATTTAAACATGCTGGTGATAGATGCCACTACCGGGCAAAATGCCGTAAGCCAGGTTAAATGGTTTAGCCAGGCACTTCCCGTCCATACCCTTATTATCACCAAAATGGACGGTACTGCCAAAGGGGGCATAGCCTTAACCCTTGCCCATCTTTTCAAAATCCCCATTTCTTTTATCGGGCTCGGAGAAAAGCTCGAAGACTTGGAACCATTTGATCCAAAAGCCTTTGTGGACGCTATTTTGCCCTAACAATGCCTGAGCTCAAAGGGATTTTACTCCTTGGCCCTACGGGAGTGGGAAAGTCTCCCCTGGGAGACCTTCTAGAAGAAAAAGGACTATATGGATACAGGTTTTTACATTTTGACTTTGGCCGAGAGCTTCGTGCCATTGCCAAAGGTGCTTTACGTGAAGACATTTTGCCTTCTGAACGCATCTTCATTAGGAAGGTCTTAGAA of the Thermodesulfatator atlanticus DSM 21156 genome contains:
- the lptB gene encoding LPS export ABC transporter ATP-binding protein, whose translation is MKEVQRLKAQGLRKKFKRREVVCGVSLEVPKGKVVGLLGPNGAGKTTTFYMICGLLPVDEGQVLLNDKDITKMPMHARAWEGIIYLPQEPSVFRRLTVAENVLLVLEILKISRRERETRLATLLEDFGLERLRDQLAYALSGGERRRVEIMRALAREPEFLLLDEPFAGIDPIAVADLKEIIKKLKENGLGILISDHNVRETLLVCDYAYIVAEGKVIAQGKPQEIAENQLAKELYLGKDFRLN
- the ftsY gene encoding signal recognition particle-docking protein FtsY; protein product: MFKWLRQKEEKTAKDQEKNLWGKFRERLSHTRERLKESLEDVFVIERAVDEEFFEELEEALITADINIDTIKALLTPLRIKVSQGELLKSSEFKKALRAEMLKILSLEPPPFPPEARPAAIFVVGVNGVGKTTSIAKLGFRLKNTGFSVMFVAADTFRAAAIEQLENWGQRLEIPVIKQKPGADPASVVFEGLNAAKSRQIDVALIDTAGRLHTKYNLMEELKKMARVAGKAIPGAPHLNMLVIDATTGQNAVSQVKWFSQALPVHTLIITKMDGTAKGGIALTLAHLFKIPISFIGLGEKLEDLEPFDPKAFVDAILP
- a CDS encoding UPF0280 family protein, with translation MNFELRDYRTRIKTKNLVSFRVILHESDLMVLAERDLSSETLALLFSLRKELEDYIARRPEFLTSLTPISQDESAPSLARKMIKAGKLAGTGPMAAVAGAIAQEIGKTLLDQGLTSEIVVENGGDIFLSLKREATVAIWAGKSPLSGKLALRIKKHLMPCGVCTSSGTVGHSLSLGKADAMCVIAKDTAFADAAATALGNLIREEKDFKKLKKALKKLPQILGVVCILGDKLFAAGEAVEFSSLS
- the lptC gene encoding LPS export ABC transporter periplasmic protein LptC gives rise to the protein MFRTIFTALFLMIVLAACSPQLKPSKTLPKGENKQIHAFLKQEEKKPEIEIKKLHYVLYEQGQLKWNVWAQEAQFFGRSHIKLYQLKLCAAPDMNFCISADKGDWLAKDGKFVFEGQVVLNTKTKGRLLTNYLVYFPKDQKLKTKAFVQIIKDGLIIKGRGFSYDIKTGVMKVFEKTRVEINA
- a CDS encoding KdsC family phosphatase, whose amino-acid sequence is MMSFPEEILKRASKIKLLLLDVDGILTDGRIIIDASGSEIKHFCVRDGMGIKLLQMAGIEVGLLSSRTSLPVSHRAQELGIDLIIQGEKDKLSLYEKIKQEKSLKDEEIAFMGDDWVDIPVLARVGLAISVPEAWPPVKDYAHYVTKQNGGYGAVREVCDLILAACGKWEEIFKCFAPSSPRCF
- the kdsA gene encoding 3-deoxy-8-phosphooctulonate synthase, which encodes MPKVNSVNIADFSIGGGIPLLIAGPCVLEDLETALACAFSMKEAAEKAGFNYIFKASFDKANRTSLSSYRGPGLEKGLTMLAEIKRKAEVPVTSDIHEPWQAEAVKEVLDLIQIPAFLCRQTDLIVAAARTGKPVNIKKGQFVSPWDMYYAVEKARKAGASGVLLTERGYTFGYRNLVVDMRSFPIMRSFRVPVIFDATHSVQLPGGGGGASGGEREFIAPLARAAVAVGVDGIFMEVHPDPERALCDGPNSLRLEEAKELLFVLKDLYEVVKKYDVLP
- the rpoN gene encoding RNA polymerase factor sigma-54, whose protein sequence is MALELRQHLKLTQQLVLTPQLQQAIKLLQLNRIELEQVIQQEVEQNPVLEQEIIEPKTVSLDEVGASFEAENGLNLASESPLGPEAVKDFDWEAYFQDTGSSYPSFAFEQKEAIDYERRLTRTEDLVSHLLWQLYLSDLPEEDRKIGEYIIGNLDERGFLTVLPGEIAADLGVDEERVLRVLKRIQFFDPVGVAARDLKECLLIQLEHLGLKDSLAAKIVKDHLHLLERNNIAQLAKVLKVSPEEVEAAIEVIRGLEPRPARNFSDTEPQYIEPDVTVFKEGGEWVVRLIDEGYSRLRISPYYRKLLQDESTPLSVKQYIKKKLQAATWFIKSLEQRNRTLLKVSESIMRFQRDFLEKGITALKPLVLRDVALDVQLHESTVSRVTTGKYIDTPHGIFELKFFFSSGYRSSTGDEIAAESVKQYIKEIIASEDPKKPYSDQKIADLLKEKYNIKIARRTVAKYRDQMGILPASRRKNK
- a CDS encoding sigma-54-dependent transcriptional regulator; the protein is MINFALLAGEELAGRYIGHILTLAKLHQVSPEKARLIVLVEPARLPRDEISKLVTELGKKIKRVTFLAISKKRTTLPIKAHYFKRPFTAERLISFVEELFSCHLPLSTEERTQPFIGEDPKIAKIRDFIPTLAEVTSPILLWGAKGVGKELLARHIHGYHGGKFIKFSPQALPEEMIEPILFGFTGNALPKVKRKKDGLFKKAANGILYIENLDFLPLSAQQKLLGFIEAGMFYPLGAKEPVKTSTKLIVSLSKAPEQVFKEQKILREIFFRLMEFAIYLPPLRERLIDLPLLAQHFLEHYAWIYRKEVPELSENFFKHLLLHPWTKNIAELEEVIKETIIWGEEKVLAEHFKKKPKIKFKIKNIEKILEKLFEKEKSVKEQIESSRKDQASRRTGSR
- a CDS encoding branched-chain amino acid aminotransferase yields the protein MEITINLLPEEKRKRLELEGDLPFGRIFTDHMFYMLYQKEKGWHSAQIKPYEPICLDPAAVVFHYSQTIFEGLKAYYGVDGKIRLFRPDRNMARMNRSARRMCMPEIDEEFVLKALKKLVDIEKAWIPKEKGSALYIRPLMMGTEAFLGVKPSGEYIFFIILSPVGAYYREGFNPIKIYVTDKYVRAAPGGVGDVKTGGNYAASLAASEEAMKLGYTQVLWLDAVERRYVEEVGTMNIFFYFEDELVTPSLTGTILPGITRESVIQMAKDWGINVTERRITIDEVIEGARTGRLKECFGTGTAAVISPVGWLAYKGEEYVIAGGKTGPLARRLFDELTGIQYGEKPDPYGWIQFVP
- the lptA gene encoding lipopolysaccharide transport periplasmic protein LptA yields the protein MRKALFWAMMIFLFSSGVVFAKDAISIKAERMEALETKNQVIFTGNVEVKKKDFTLYADKLLVFYQEKNGKREVEKLEAFGRVKIKRGNLIAFAKKATYLKAKEELILEGDPVVWEGDNSVKGARIILYLAEDRYIAESSPEAPAEAIIFAE